A single Dermacentor albipictus isolate Rhodes 1998 colony chromosome 3, USDA_Dalb.pri_finalv2, whole genome shotgun sequence DNA region contains:
- the LOC135900658 gene encoding major facilitator superfamily domain-containing protein 6-like produces the protein MTIKENLITMVKYVSPNLRLLPLKMHMFLYFGAVVGVMPFTTVLAKQLGISAALAGLVNTTLLFLSILMRFAIGSLTDKVQQLKVVLIAIISVESFFHFLLIFVPPIKPSTIDIGVPAPESVIQNDTRLLCFSHKYIDDCQSYSPEPCHMRCFYSAAAHENGSDGGGGMRDIAFPFNCSLMCHQTQWCLPADELAGETNGSAFLEAAEKSCTVSCLSVAQPNTMSTSTFWMFAVFRVLGGTAFGVGISLADAAAYAMLRDRKEDYGKQRLWGTIGWGALAPLIGYLNEIATGGSPYIDYSPGFYMLAAFTLMDVVSLCFLDVPRSATSKQLLKDLSEVLVNPRALFFTFSVLNMGFLMGFVWSYGLWYLQDLGATPTLLGANLAVQCFGGEVPVLFFSGWIIKRIGYGNAVSLSIAGLSLRLAVYSFGTDPWSMLPIEVTHGLCFGLFYAAMTSYASTAAPPGTEATMQGILGGTFEGLGIASGTLVAGQLYTEVGGRQTCYIYFIYSIVFLVFHVAIEMIFSIRESRRASVLSDSQEPEPVTDQDPVLTMDGRRTDDSRSCKDEEEEDEVV, from the exons ATGACAATCAAGGAGAACTTGATAACCATGGTGAAGTACGTATCACCGAACCTGCGGCTACTCCCTCTCAAGATGCACATGTTCCTATACTTCGGGG CGGTGGTGGGCGTGATGCCCTTCACGACCGTGCTGGCCAAGCAGCTGGGCATATCTGCCGCGCTGGCCGGGCTGGTCAACACGACCCTGCTGTTTCTGTCTATTCTCATGCGGTTCGCCATCGGCTCGCTTACGGACAAGGTGCAGCAGCTCAAGGTCGTCCTTATCGCCATCATCAGCGTGGAGAGCTTCTTCCATTTCCTGCTCATTTTCGTGCCGCCCATCAAGCCGAGCACGATCGATATCGGCGTCCCAGCTCCCGAGAGCGTTATCCAGAACGACACCAGGCTCCTCTGTTTCTCCCACAAGTACATCGACGACTGCCAGTCGTACAGCCCCGAGCCGTGCCACATGCGCTGCTTCTACTCGGCGGCGGCTCATGAGAACGGCAGCGACGGCGGCGGTGGCATGCGAGACATCGCGTTTCCCTTCAACTGCAGCCTCATGTGCCACCAGACGCAGTGGTGCCTGCCGGCGGACGAACTGGCCGGTGAAACCAACGGCTCCGCTTTCCTGGAGGCCGCCGAGAAGTCGTGCACGGTGAGCTGCCTGTCGGTCGCGCAGCCGAACACGATGAGCACGTCCACCTTCTGGATGTTCGCCGTGTTTCGCGTGCTGGGCGGCACCGCGTTCGGCGTCGGAATCTCGCTCGCCGACGCCGCGGCGTACGCCATGCTGCGCGACCGCAAGGAGGACTACGGCAAGCAGCGGCTCTGGGGCACCATCGGCTGGGGCGCGCTGGCGCCGCTCATCGGCTACCTCAACGAGATCGCCACGGGTGGCTCGCCCTACATCGACTACAGCCCCGGCTTCTACATGCTGGCCGCGTTCACGCTCATGGATGTGGTCAGCCTGTGCTTTTTGGACGTCCCCCGCTCTGCGACGTCCAAGCAGCTGCTCAAAGACCTGAGCGAGGTGCTGGTGAACCCGCGCGCGCTCTTTTTCACCTTCTCGGTGCTCAACATGGGCTTCCTCATGGGCTTTGTCTGGAGCTACGGGCTGTGGTACCTCCAGGATTTGGGCGCCACGCCCACCTTGCTGGGCGCCAACCTGGCGGTGCAGTGCTTCGGCGGCGAGGTGCCCGTGCTCTTTTTCTCGGGCTGGATCATCAAGCGCATCGGGTACGGCAACGCGGTCAGCCTGTCCATTGCGGGCCTGAGCCTGCGGCTGGCCGTGTACAGCTTCGGCACCGACCCCTGGTCCATGCTGCCCATCGAGGTGACGCACGGCCTGTGCTTTGGCCTGTTCTACGCCGCCATGACTTCGTACGCGAGCACAGCGGCGCCGCCCGGCACCGAGGCCACAATGCAGGGCATCCTGGGAGGCACCTTCGAAGGGCTCG GTATAGCCAGCGGCACACTTGTTGCTGGCCAACTCTACACTGAGGTCGGCGGCCGGCAGACCTGTTACATCTATTTCATCTACAGTATCGTCTTCCTGGTATTCCACGTTGCGATTGAGATGATCTTCTCCATCAGGGAGTCCAGACGTG CATCTGTGCTGAGCGACTCTCAGGAACCGGAACCGGTAACGGACCAAGACCCCGTGCTGACGATGGATGGTCGGCGGACTGATGACTCCCGCAGTTGTAAGGACGAGGAGGAAGAGGACGAGGTCGTTTGA